A genomic segment from Gemmatimonadota bacterium encodes:
- a CDS encoding efflux RND transporter periplasmic adaptor subunit has product MNEPSNYGRNRVKRFAVAGIVTVLIAGAVWLLVSRHKPSAAASSSGGDMAGMPGMSSNTNSNTNGNTNSGGSGPKGGSMAGMAGMNGTANGAVTLTASQIHQFGVTFDTAEVRPLTSETRTIGTVTFDETKMAQIAPKVGGFVDRLYVNSTGQRVRRGQPVLDIYSPELVAAEQELLLASQVDRSIGKSSIPGVSTGQTDLADASRQRLQLWDISDAQIDQILRTGRVRRTLTLYAPVSGIVVDKKVLQGQAVTSGEELYTIANLSDIWVDAQLRAVDAAGVRVGSVADIDFTGLPSHTYKGRVAYVYPTLQPEARTIKARIVVPNSDGVLKPGMYATVRLSTPSRSALTVPNSAVLQTGDRNIVFVDMGNGTLMPHDVELGRVAGDYTEILSGLEAGQRVVTSAQFLLDSESNLGEVMKSMIGSMGSGDKAMQNMPGMNDKGANVNGMSGMQKQMQMPPAPPKPRR; this is encoded by the coding sequence ATGAACGAACCATCCAACTACGGCCGTAACCGCGTGAAGCGCTTCGCTGTTGCAGGTATCGTGACTGTTCTCATTGCGGGAGCCGTGTGGCTTCTGGTGTCGCGTCATAAACCGTCTGCAGCGGCTAGCTCCTCTGGCGGCGACATGGCCGGGATGCCCGGCATGAGTAGCAATACAAATAGCAATACAAATGGCAATACAAATAGCGGCGGGAGTGGCCCCAAAGGCGGAAGTATGGCGGGGATGGCTGGAATGAATGGCACCGCAAACGGGGCCGTCACGCTGACCGCGTCGCAGATCCATCAGTTCGGTGTGACTTTCGATACCGCGGAAGTTCGTCCACTAACCAGTGAGACACGCACCATCGGCACGGTCACATTTGACGAGACGAAGATGGCGCAGATCGCGCCTAAGGTCGGCGGCTTTGTGGACCGACTCTACGTCAATTCAACCGGACAGCGAGTGCGGCGCGGGCAGCCCGTGCTCGACATCTATTCCCCCGAACTGGTGGCTGCAGAACAGGAGCTTCTGTTGGCCAGCCAGGTAGATCGCAGCATTGGCAAGAGCAGCATTCCGGGAGTATCAACAGGGCAAACTGATCTGGCGGATGCGTCCCGCCAGCGTTTGCAGCTGTGGGACATCTCGGACGCACAGATAGATCAGATCCTGCGCACGGGTCGCGTGCGCCGCACACTCACGCTCTATGCTCCAGTATCGGGCATCGTTGTCGACAAGAAGGTGCTACAGGGACAGGCGGTAACATCGGGCGAAGAGCTTTACACCATCGCCAACCTGTCGGACATCTGGGTCGACGCCCAATTGCGTGCGGTGGACGCAGCCGGCGTACGCGTCGGCTCCGTGGCCGACATCGATTTCACAGGACTCCCCAGCCATACATACAAGGGTCGCGTTGCGTATGTGTACCCAACGTTGCAGCCAGAGGCACGCACGATCAAAGCGCGCATCGTGGTCCCAAATAGTGACGGTGTGCTCAAGCCCGGCATGTATGCAACCGTACGACTCTCGACCCCGAGTCGCTCAGCACTCACTGTTCCCAACTCGGCTGTTCTCCAGACGGGTGATCGGAACATCGTCTTCGTGGACATGGGTAATGGCACTCTCATGCCGCACGATGTAGAGCTCGGGCGAGTTGCGGGCGACTACACTGAGATCCTCTCCGGTCTCGAAGCTGGGCAACGCGTAGTGACATCGGCGCAGTTCCTCCTCGACTCCGAGTCCAATCTAGGTGAAGTAATGAAGAGCATGATCGGCAGCATGGGATCGGGCGACAAAGCGATGCAGAACATGCCAGGGATGAACGACAAGGGCGCTAATGTGAACGGCATGTCTGGAATGCAGAAGCAAATGCAGATGCCTCCGGCACCACCAAAACCGCGGAGATAG
- a CDS encoding TolC family protein, which yields MYPKFCGRTLRRQRCVQRAWSRRLGIPCRVATIGVLIALVTVSHSANGQAATSLPVSNYNSSATVQLVRPASEPDSGAAALDSLVALARATNPAVRAAASRVVVTHATIGPAGARPDPMLMAGVLDFPYGKPGYSDNFTMNMLRVTQTFPYPGKLSLATRAAEEDEAAARATLAQQRLDVERDVRDAYYDLAFVRRARDIVQHNAEVLASLARITETQYTVGNSAQADVLRARVEVARLGDEAASLDAQERSTLARLNAVLDRPSTTPVRVAVIPKEIARLAVVDSGSQVHFSSNALGAAASDSPLLPLDSLVALAMAHSPMLRAREARIGAQEQRLALARKAHLPDFDISLEYDQRPQFNDYVSFFISVPLRLQKRRKQDQEVVGAAAELSALEAERMADVNSIRQEVATRVSDVERERTMLALSLKAVLPQARATFTSATASYQVGRVDFTSLVDAQAAVFNYETAYWRSLTDFAKAIAELQRTVGTEVLR from the coding sequence ATGTATCCCAAATTTTGCGGGCGCACTTTGCGTCGGCAGCGATGCGTGCAACGTGCCTGGTCTCGTAGGCTCGGCATTCCATGTCGTGTCGCAACCATCGGCGTTCTCATAGCCCTTGTCACGGTCTCCCATTCTGCCAATGGGCAAGCGGCGACATCCCTACCCGTTTCCAATTACAACTCGTCGGCTACTGTGCAGCTTGTGCGGCCCGCGAGCGAGCCAGACTCAGGAGCGGCAGCGCTCGACTCGCTCGTCGCACTCGCCCGAGCCACTAATCCGGCAGTACGTGCTGCAGCGTCTCGAGTTGTCGTCACGCACGCCACGATAGGTCCGGCCGGAGCAAGGCCCGATCCAATGCTCATGGCCGGCGTGCTGGACTTCCCGTATGGGAAGCCGGGCTATTCCGACAACTTCACCATGAACATGCTACGCGTGACGCAGACGTTTCCATATCCCGGGAAATTGTCGCTGGCGACACGCGCAGCTGAAGAAGACGAGGCCGCGGCACGCGCTACGCTCGCACAGCAGCGGCTGGACGTGGAGCGAGACGTTCGTGATGCATACTACGACCTGGCGTTCGTAAGGCGCGCGCGGGACATCGTGCAGCACAATGCAGAAGTCCTGGCGAGCCTGGCCCGGATCACTGAGACCCAGTACACCGTGGGTAACAGTGCGCAGGCCGACGTACTCCGGGCTCGCGTTGAGGTGGCACGCTTGGGCGATGAAGCAGCATCGCTGGACGCCCAGGAGCGCTCCACGTTGGCGCGTCTCAACGCGGTGCTTGACCGTCCGAGTACCACGCCTGTCCGCGTTGCAGTTATCCCCAAGGAGATCGCACGTCTCGCGGTCGTGGACTCTGGGTCGCAGGTGCACTTCTCGTCGAATGCACTTGGGGCCGCCGCGTCCGATTCTCCTCTTCTCCCACTCGACTCGCTCGTAGCTCTTGCGATGGCACACAGCCCCATGCTCCGGGCGCGCGAGGCACGCATCGGCGCTCAGGAGCAGAGACTTGCGCTCGCACGCAAAGCACACCTGCCGGATTTCGATATCTCGCTCGAGTACGATCAGCGGCCGCAGTTCAATGATTACGTCTCGTTCTTCATCTCGGTCCCGCTCCGGCTACAGAAGCGACGGAAACAGGACCAGGAAGTGGTAGGCGCCGCGGCGGAGCTAAGCGCGTTGGAGGCAGAGCGCATGGCCGATGTCAATTCGATCCGACAAGAAGTTGCGACGCGCGTGAGCGACGTCGAGCGCGAGCGCACCATGCTCGCGCTGTCGCTCAAGGCGGTGCTACCGCAGGCACGGGCGACGTTTACCTCGGCGACTGCAAGCTATCAGGTCGGACGTGTCGACTTCACCTCGCTAGTCGATGCGCAAGCGGCGGTGTTCAACTACGAGACCGCGTACTGGCGGTCGCTCACCGATTTCGCGAAGGCAATCGCCGAACTCCAACGAACAGTAGGTACGGAGGTGCTTCGATGA
- a CDS encoding GDCCVxC domain-containing (seleno)protein, whose amino-acid sequence MTAFQATSVLTCPECAYAETLEMPTDACVFFHECAGCGTVLHPKAGDCCVYCSYGSVPCPSIQTGMTDCCNADRAESVALVAPLSRSRQ is encoded by the coding sequence ATGACTGCCTTCCAGGCTACATCGGTATTGACCTGTCCCGAGTGTGCTTACGCGGAGACACTCGAGATGCCGACTGATGCGTGTGTCTTCTTCCACGAATGTGCAGGCTGCGGCACAGTGCTCCATCCTAAGGCTGGCGATTGCTGCGTCTATTGCTCATACGGCTCGGTACCGTGCCCGTCCATTCAGACGGGAATGACTGACTGCTGTAACGCCGATCGGGCCGAGTCCGTGGCCTTGGTCGCTCCTCTCAGCCGCAGTCGTCAATAA
- a CDS encoding heavy metal translocating P-type ATPase, which yields MAKDAGRLIQVKASGLMCSFCTMSVEKALGRLPGVRSVQVNLVHGIILVDADPSQITEQQVAQKVEKLGYTVVGTEAQQYATDEAIFTTVRRRGFLAVALAIADTLFDPLNLFGIPDRVRTIVSAVVALVVLVWIGYPILRKTLMAVGQRVINANVLLSSGAWGAVAVGAAHFVDPARWPNFFPVAAWLMGLHLLFGYLKLGTRKRAAESVRRLLSLQAQEARVIRGGTEVEVSVADVHPGEVIAIRPGERVPLDGVIRNGASSFDVSAVTGESAPAYRDVGGEVVGGTMNIDGFVHVEVTRAASQGFVSQVVRLMRQIEERKPPIELLMDRLMNYYGPVVYVVAALAFIGWLFVSGDAIRATLVAVSVIILGYPCALGLTTPLILAIGGGLGIARGLLVRAGEFFQALAETNMVVFDKTGTLTYGRPTVREVIVFDNSSNNSEQDVRDTLSCIAAVEAGSEHPLAGAIVRYAEFQEVQPSDATDFRAVPGQGAIATVNGEHVLVGRRSFLEHEGVSFAPDALTRTARLEASHTVVYAAAGDRLIGAVALQDMPRPGTARVMRRLRALGIRTAILTGDSRAVADAIAHDVGVDEVYADLLPQDKVTIIERLQKEGRTVAMVGDGINDAPALVQSDVGIALGAGTDIAMESAGVVLVSDKLEKVVSSILLGRASHAKMRQNIAIAVAFNVLGITLAVLGRITTPLAIAIIIASVFAVLLSTLSLLRLNLGANELDGKLASELDSNASLVEAVIPARRMHCESCARKITERLSKLDGVRTVAPDASRKEVFVAFNPERMSEDRLCDELTELGFR from the coding sequence ATGGCGAAAGATGCTGGTAGGCTAATCCAAGTAAAGGCGAGCGGGCTCATGTGCTCGTTCTGCACTATGTCAGTTGAGAAGGCCCTCGGCCGCCTCCCGGGCGTACGTAGCGTTCAGGTGAACCTGGTTCATGGCATCATTCTCGTGGACGCCGATCCCAGCCAGATTACCGAACAGCAGGTCGCGCAAAAGGTCGAGAAGTTAGGCTACACGGTGGTCGGGACCGAGGCCCAACAGTACGCGACAGACGAGGCCATTTTCACCACGGTTCGTCGTCGTGGGTTTCTAGCAGTCGCGCTTGCCATCGCCGATACGCTTTTTGACCCGCTCAATCTGTTCGGTATTCCGGATCGCGTACGCACCATCGTCAGCGCCGTCGTCGCGCTCGTAGTACTTGTCTGGATCGGTTATCCGATCCTCCGGAAGACATTGATGGCGGTGGGGCAGCGAGTTATCAACGCTAACGTCCTTCTTTCGAGCGGAGCATGGGGCGCGGTCGCAGTGGGTGCCGCACACTTTGTGGACCCGGCGCGATGGCCCAATTTCTTTCCTGTCGCCGCATGGCTGATGGGACTGCACCTCCTCTTCGGTTACCTCAAGCTCGGGACACGAAAGCGAGCTGCGGAGTCTGTCCGCCGCTTGCTGTCCCTCCAAGCGCAGGAAGCACGTGTGATCCGAGGTGGCACCGAAGTCGAGGTGTCTGTCGCGGATGTACATCCCGGTGAGGTGATCGCGATTCGTCCCGGCGAACGTGTGCCGCTGGACGGCGTCATTCGGAATGGCGCGTCGAGCTTCGACGTATCCGCTGTCACGGGAGAGAGCGCACCCGCATACCGCGACGTTGGTGGCGAGGTCGTCGGTGGCACGATGAACATCGACGGCTTCGTGCATGTCGAGGTGACGCGCGCCGCATCGCAAGGCTTTGTGAGCCAGGTCGTTCGCCTCATGCGGCAGATCGAGGAACGGAAGCCACCGATCGAGCTCTTGATGGACCGGCTCATGAATTATTACGGGCCAGTCGTCTACGTCGTCGCGGCCCTCGCGTTCATCGGATGGCTCTTCGTCTCGGGCGACGCGATCCGCGCCACCCTCGTCGCTGTTTCGGTCATCATTCTAGGCTATCCCTGCGCGCTCGGACTCACGACACCCTTGATCCTGGCGATTGGCGGCGGTCTTGGAATCGCTCGTGGGCTGCTCGTCAGGGCCGGTGAGTTCTTTCAGGCGCTGGCCGAGACCAACATGGTCGTCTTCGACAAGACGGGCACACTCACGTATGGGCGTCCGACCGTCCGCGAAGTGATCGTATTTGATAACAGTTCGAACAACAGCGAGCAGGATGTGCGCGACACCCTCTCTTGCATAGCCGCGGTAGAAGCTGGTAGTGAGCATCCGCTCGCAGGAGCCATTGTCCGTTATGCGGAATTTCAAGAGGTACAGCCGAGTGATGCAACCGACTTCCGCGCCGTGCCGGGCCAGGGCGCCATCGCAACGGTGAACGGAGAGCACGTGCTAGTCGGGCGCCGGTCGTTCCTCGAACACGAAGGTGTATCGTTTGCGCCCGACGCACTCACGCGTACAGCACGGCTCGAAGCGAGCCACACCGTGGTGTACGCGGCGGCAGGAGATCGTCTCATTGGCGCCGTCGCACTCCAAGACATGCCGCGTCCTGGGACTGCGCGTGTGATGCGGCGGCTTCGTGCCCTTGGCATTCGTACCGCGATACTCACGGGCGACAGCCGCGCCGTTGCGGACGCTATCGCGCATGATGTTGGCGTGGACGAGGTGTACGCCGATCTGCTGCCGCAGGACAAGGTCACGATCATCGAGCGTCTGCAAAAGGAGGGACGCACGGTTGCAATGGTAGGAGACGGAATCAACGATGCCCCCGCGCTCGTCCAATCGGACGTGGGAATCGCGCTCGGCGCCGGGACGGACATCGCGATGGAATCCGCGGGCGTCGTATTGGTGAGTGACAAGTTGGAAAAGGTAGTGTCGTCCATCCTCCTCGGTCGTGCCTCACACGCAAAGATGCGTCAAAACATCGCCATCGCGGTCGCGTTCAACGTCCTCGGAATCACGCTTGCGGTGCTCGGGCGCATCACCACACCGCTCGCGATTGCGATCATCATCGCATCAGTGTTCGCGGTGCTGCTCTCGACCCTCTCCCTCCTCCGACTGAACCTTGGCGCGAATGAGTTGGACGGCAAGCTAGCCAGCGAGCTCGACTCCAACGCATCGCTCGTCGAAGCGGTGATCCCGGCGCGCCGGATGCATTGCGAGTCGTGCGCACGGAAGATCACCGAGCGTCTCTCCAAACTGGACGGCGTCCGTACTGTGGCGCCGGATGCCAGTCGAAAGGAGGTGTTCGTGGCCTTCAACCCGGAACGTATGAGCGAAGATCGGCTTTGTGACGAATTGACTGAGTTGGGCTTCCGGTAG
- a CDS encoding cytochrome c biogenesis protein CcdA, producing MNPADFIDHLSNAVAHYPLVALSVAIAGGIFSTSSCPCTLPAVVGIVGYVGSPGDARTVVAADARARRRYGVALSVSFFVGLTLTLTVLGTIAAVIGRLLTRWNAAFALGAAALTFAAGLATLAGPALRKRVPDPAVRQRSGVLGAFAYGVFYSVATITTSAGPLLLLLTAAAAVGRPTYGAALSLAYGMGRGLPFLAVGLFAGRIGVWLERVDRARRAVEVVSGVTLLGLSIYFVQLATIQ from the coding sequence ATGAATCCAGCAGATTTCATTGACCACCTCTCGAATGCTGTCGCGCACTACCCGCTAGTAGCACTATCGGTCGCGATTGCTGGCGGGATATTCTCGACCAGTTCGTGCCCCTGTACGCTCCCTGCGGTCGTAGGGATCGTTGGCTACGTCGGATCACCCGGGGATGCGCGGACCGTGGTTGCGGCGGATGCGCGCGCGCGACGAAGGTATGGAGTCGCGCTCTCGGTCTCGTTCTTCGTCGGCCTGACGCTCACACTCACGGTGCTTGGCACGATCGCGGCCGTGATCGGGCGCCTGCTCACGCGCTGGAACGCGGCGTTTGCCTTGGGCGCGGCGGCTCTGACCTTCGCGGCGGGGCTCGCCACGCTCGCTGGTCCGGCGCTCCGCAAGCGTGTTCCGGACCCCGCTGTACGTCAGCGCAGTGGTGTGCTCGGAGCCTTCGCTTACGGCGTTTTTTATAGCGTCGCCACGATTACGACATCTGCAGGACCACTGCTGCTCCTCCTCACCGCGGCAGCGGCTGTCGGGCGACCGACCTACGGCGCGGCGTTGTCGCTTGCCTATGGCATGGGGCGCGGCCTCCCGTTCCTCGCGGTCGGACTCTTCGCGGGTCGGATCGGAGTCTGGCTCGAGCGCGTCGACCGAGCTCGCCGCGCTGTCGAGGTAGTGAGTGGGGTCACTCTCCTCGGACTCTCGATTTACTTCGTTCAACTGGCGACGATCCAGTAG
- a CDS encoding heavy metal-associated domain-containing protein codes for MHFPSFTRVQRATLAAAGAVLVLGAVVAVRSDSYPTSIESSVAASTEYSAHTSTVLRTTADTRQVILHVSGMYCVSCEHTITAMLKRAPGVERAVVSVQRSQAIVVYDPTKTSPAKLIEVITNLGYRATVQRA; via the coding sequence ATGCACTTTCCATCGTTCACCCGTGTGCAGCGAGCCACGCTAGCGGCAGCGGGTGCTGTGCTTGTGCTCGGCGCAGTTGTGGCCGTCCGATCGGACTCTTATCCGACTTCGATCGAGAGCAGCGTTGCGGCATCAACTGAGTATTCTGCGCATACCAGCACGGTTCTCCGCACGACCGCCGACACCAGACAGGTCATTCTGCATGTGAGTGGCATGTACTGCGTAAGTTGCGAGCACACGATCACTGCTATGCTCAAGCGCGCGCCCGGTGTAGAACGCGCAGTCGTGAGCGTCCAGCGCTCTCAGGCTATCGTCGTCTACGATCCCACGAAGACCTCCCCCGCCAAGCTCATTGAGGTCATCACGAACCTCGGATATCGGGCAACGGTGCAGCGAGCGTAG
- a CDS encoding MFS transporter: MTQTADRSPSDASSRDRERLVRSLAAATFLVFFQAYMVAPLIPRLAEVLGAPVATAGLIVPAYLIPYGIATLAYGPLADRFGRSRLMLGSLAAFVVLVPLTATAQSIWGLLAWRVATALGTSGLVPLGLALIGALYPYEARGRPLGWLFGAMAGGMATGSTLGAVLEPALGWRGVFLSVGALTLPVAALVIHDRHLLDSGNRARGPIRDLVTAYRTLLAPGRGLRTYAYVFTNAVFHSGVFTWLGLYFVRRYGLGEVGIGLALLGYGIPGFALGPIIGRAADRWGRRWLVPSGLAIAATAAMLLVPRLPLTAAAIVVTVLSLGYDMTQPLLAGIVTSLGGPRGGQAMGLNVFLLFTGFGLGSLIFGAALGLGFASALILFGTFQLLTATLAVPLFRNEHQQQ, encoded by the coding sequence ATGACGCAAACCGCTGACCGCTCGCCGTCGGACGCCTCTTCCCGAGACCGCGAGCGCCTCGTTCGATCGCTTGCAGCAGCCACCTTCCTGGTGTTCTTCCAAGCGTACATGGTCGCACCGCTCATCCCGCGGCTCGCCGAGGTTTTGGGCGCACCTGTCGCGACAGCGGGTCTCATTGTGCCTGCGTACCTGATCCCCTACGGAATTGCTACGCTCGCGTACGGCCCATTAGCGGACCGCTTCGGCCGGAGCCGTCTGATGCTTGGCTCTCTTGCTGCATTCGTCGTCCTCGTTCCGCTCACTGCGACGGCGCAATCCATATGGGGGCTCCTCGCTTGGCGCGTTGCGACTGCGCTGGGCACGAGTGGGCTGGTGCCGTTGGGCCTCGCCCTCATAGGCGCGCTCTACCCTTACGAGGCGCGTGGACGGCCGCTGGGATGGTTGTTCGGAGCGATGGCTGGTGGGATGGCTACCGGTTCAACCTTGGGCGCGGTGTTGGAGCCGGCGCTCGGGTGGCGCGGTGTTTTCCTCTCTGTTGGCGCACTTACGCTTCCTGTGGCGGCGTTGGTAATCCACGATCGACACCTGCTCGATTCTGGGAACCGAGCACGCGGCCCCATTCGCGATCTTGTGACGGCCTACCGCACACTGCTTGCACCTGGGCGCGGTCTCCGGACCTACGCGTACGTGTTCACCAACGCCGTCTTCCACTCAGGCGTCTTCACATGGCTTGGGCTCTATTTTGTGCGCCGCTACGGCTTGGGCGAGGTCGGAATCGGGCTCGCGCTCTTGGGCTATGGTATACCCGGTTTCGCACTGGGCCCCATTATTGGGCGCGCAGCTGATCGGTGGGGGCGACGCTGGCTTGTTCCTTCCGGGCTCGCAATTGCAGCCACCGCAGCAATGCTGCTCGTGCCAAGACTTCCGCTGACCGCGGCGGCGATAGTCGTCACCGTGCTCTCGCTCGGTTATGACATGACGCAGCCGCTCCTGGCCGGCATTGTCACGAGTTTGGGCGGCCCCCGTGGCGGCCAAGCGATGGGTCTCAATGTGTTTCTCCTCTTCACCGGGTTTGGGCTCGGCAGCCTCATCTTCGGTGCAGCACTGGGCCTTGGCTTCGCCTCTGCACTAATCCTCTTTGGGACATTCCAGCTCCTGACAGCAACCCTCGCCGTGCCACTTTTCCGCAATGAGCACCAGCAGCAGTAG
- a CDS encoding heavy metal-responsive transcriptional regulator has protein sequence MSAGQNARRLLAGDVAKRLSIGVQTLHYYEREGLIPAPERTEAGYRLYTSELIERIAFIRKAQALGLPLDEIKEILDLAAQGACPCGHVQRALAAKLVEVDQKLRQLRSFQLELAALIERSGELSARCDEAQICSIVEDASPLHGASQVTIPLTPKRA, from the coding sequence ATGTCGGCCGGGCAGAATGCACGAAGATTGCTCGCCGGAGACGTAGCGAAACGGCTCAGCATTGGCGTGCAGACGCTGCACTACTACGAGCGCGAAGGACTGATTCCAGCGCCGGAGCGTACGGAAGCGGGATATCGTCTCTACACTTCCGAGTTGATCGAACGCATCGCGTTTATCCGTAAAGCGCAGGCGCTCGGCCTTCCACTGGACGAGATCAAGGAAATCCTCGACCTCGCAGCGCAAGGCGCGTGTCCATGTGGACATGTTCAGCGCGCGTTGGCCGCCAAGCTCGTCGAAGTCGACCAGAAACTGCGTCAGCTACGCAGCTTCCAACTGGAATTGGCGGCCTTGATTGAGCGGAGCGGTGAACTGAGCGCACGGTGCGATGAGGCGCAGATTTGTTCCATTGTTGAAGACGCGTCTCCACTCCACGGAGCAAGTCAGGTGACAATTCCGCTCACGCCGAAACGCGCATAG
- a CDS encoding ATP-binding protein: protein MSDPVPIILGNLGLLVDNRPTNAALLLFGREPQRRCRSAVISAAFFRTINDFDAYPNCTGTVFEQIDSALRIVALSNPSRITFQDQDNDAHRIDAGEDRGGDVIERTRRQETSGYPDLAIKEAITNAVVHRDYTRVGTEVQLRMYSDRLVLMSPGALLTGITPEMLRQDPHRSERRNPLVAEICFIDYWVERYGTGTTRMLELCREARLPDPEFIAEPGGFAVIFRKSLWTPERLTELGLNDRQIATVLALREEPVITTAVYMRVAGVSEATALRDLRFLTNKGVLLAQGAGRATHYVLMRTFMLNPSIPS from the coding sequence GTGTCCGATCCCGTGCCAATTATCCTGGGAAATCTGGGATTGCTCGTCGATAATAGGCCAACGAACGCGGCACTCCTCCTATTCGGCCGTGAGCCGCAACGGCGATGTCGATCCGCCGTCATCTCTGCGGCGTTCTTCCGAACCATCAACGATTTTGACGCCTATCCCAACTGTACGGGAACCGTTTTCGAACAGATTGATTCGGCGCTTCGCATTGTCGCGCTGTCGAACCCGTCACGGATCACGTTCCAGGATCAGGATAATGACGCGCATCGTATCGATGCGGGCGAAGACCGTGGGGGCGATGTGATCGAGCGTACTCGGCGACAGGAGACGTCGGGCTATCCTGATCTTGCGATCAAAGAAGCGATCACAAATGCTGTGGTCCATCGCGACTACACACGTGTAGGTACTGAGGTTCAACTTCGGATGTATTCCGATCGATTGGTGCTTATGAGCCCCGGAGCGCTCCTAACGGGCATCACGCCTGAAATGCTCCGCCAAGATCCGCATCGCTCAGAGCGGCGGAATCCACTCGTTGCCGAAATTTGTTTCATTGACTATTGGGTCGAGCGCTACGGGACCGGCACGACGCGCATGCTTGAGCTTTGCCGCGAGGCGCGGCTACCAGATCCAGAATTCATTGCTGAACCGGGCGGATTTGCTGTCATCTTCCGGAAGAGCTTATGGACGCCTGAGAGGCTTACTGAGCTAGGTCTGAACGATCGGCAAATCGCAACCGTTCTCGCATTGCGTGAGGAACCGGTGATTACGACTGCGGTCTATATGAGGGTCGCTGGTGTGTCTGAGGCTACTGCTCTTCGCGACCTTCGTTTCCTGACCAATAAAGGCGTGTTGCTCGCACAGGGTGCGGGTCGAGCGACGCATTATGTCCTGATGCGTACATTCATGCTAAACCCGTCAATCCCGTCATAA
- the lgt gene encoding prolipoprotein diacylglyceryl transferase, which translates to MTIPYPHIPPVIVSIGPLAIRWYGVMYAVGYVLGYRLVRTQTARAVLPISKADLDSWIGYLVIGMLVGARLIYAAVYDRPQFVRDPMELLRVWHGGLSFHGAVLGITIACVLFARVHRVRFLAVADLLALAGTPGLFFGRMGNFINGELYGRPSNVAWAMVFPTDPLRIPRHPSQLYEALAEGVLLGLIIWTLARLSLARGWYRSGLLASAFLIGYGVFRFLIEFTRQPDAQLGLIVGPFSMGQILSVGMPVLGVLLLVFVTRSPPVD; encoded by the coding sequence ATGACGATCCCGTACCCACACATCCCGCCTGTCATTGTCTCCATCGGACCGCTTGCGATCCGATGGTACGGCGTCATGTACGCCGTGGGCTACGTGCTCGGCTATCGTCTCGTCCGCACGCAGACGGCACGCGCTGTTCTGCCAATCAGCAAGGCTGACCTCGACAGCTGGATTGGGTATCTCGTCATCGGGATGCTCGTTGGGGCTCGTCTGATCTACGCGGCCGTATATGACCGACCGCAGTTCGTGCGAGATCCGATGGAACTACTGCGTGTCTGGCACGGAGGCCTCTCCTTTCACGGCGCTGTTCTTGGGATTACAATTGCTTGCGTGCTATTCGCGCGCGTACACAGAGTCCGCTTTCTCGCAGTTGCTGATCTGCTCGCGCTGGCCGGAACACCGGGACTGTTCTTCGGTCGAATGGGAAACTTCATCAATGGCGAGCTGTACGGTCGCCCGAGCAACGTGGCGTGGGCGATGGTGTTTCCTACCGACCCTCTCCGTATTCCGCGGCATCCGTCGCAGCTGTACGAGGCTCTTGCGGAGGGTGTGTTGCTCGGACTCATCATCTGGACCCTCGCGCGCTTGAGTCTCGCACGCGGCTGGTACCGCTCCGGGTTATTGGCTAGTGCGTTCCTGATCGGGTATGGCGTGTTCCGTTTTCTTATCGAGTTCACGCGGCAACCTGACGCGCAGCTCGGGCTCATTGTTGGTCCGTTCAGCATGGGCCAGATATTGTCGGTCGGCATGCCGGTCCTTGGCGTCTTGCTCCTGGTTTTTGTCACGCGTAGCCCGCCTGTGGACTAG